One window from the genome of Planktothrix serta PCC 8927 encodes:
- the gcvH gene encoding glycine cleavage system protein GcvH, with product MSYYPEDLRYLDSHEYVRLDGEIATIGITEFAVQQLGEIVFVELPNQDARFEKGDEVGTIESVKAVAQVYTPISGTVIECNTTREDSPEIISEDPYGEGWLIKVQVDNLSDLDDTLSADQYQALVEGI from the coding sequence ATGTCATACTATCCTGAAGACCTGAGATATTTAGATAGCCATGAATACGTCAGACTTGATGGTGAAATTGCCACTATTGGCATTACTGAGTTTGCTGTGCAGCAACTCGGAGAGATTGTTTTTGTAGAACTACCGAACCAGGATGCTCGGTTTGAGAAAGGGGATGAAGTTGGAACAATTGAGTCTGTGAAAGCGGTTGCACAAGTCTATACACCGATCAGTGGTACAGTGATTGAATGCAATACGACCCGTGAAGATTCCCCTGAAATTATATCTGAGGATCCCTATGGAGAAGGATGGTTAATTAAAGTTCAAGTCGATAACTTGAGTGATTTAGATGATACCTTATCCGCAGATCAATATCAAGCCTTAGTTGAAGGTATTTAA
- a CDS encoding alpha/beta hydrolase — MNRQTVIKRFIIGEFSLKRMIRFLIILYVAVGVWAYFYSERLIFVPQPSSYQLTPELLTLKTAQGVNITALYLPNSKAKYTILYSHGNAEDLGDNRFLLERFRQMGFAVFSYDYPGYGTSEGKPSEQGTYQAIDAAYNYLTQQLKIPPNQIIVYGRSVGGGPSVDLASRQPVGGLILESTFISTFRVKINFPLYPFDRFANLRKIPLVKAPVLVIHGTVDQVIPFSHGQRLFKAVKTPKLSFWLEGANHNNVIEVAGDRYEQKLKEFIQILKH, encoded by the coding sequence ATGAATCGCCAGACTGTAATCAAACGCTTTATTATTGGTGAGTTTTCCCTGAAACGCATGATCCGTTTTCTGATCATTCTCTATGTCGCGGTTGGGGTTTGGGCGTACTTCTATTCAGAACGCTTGATTTTTGTTCCTCAACCTTCCAGTTATCAACTAACTCCAGAATTATTAACCCTAAAAACAGCGCAGGGTGTGAATATCACTGCGTTATATTTACCGAACTCAAAAGCTAAATATACCATTCTCTACAGTCATGGAAATGCCGAAGATTTAGGAGATAATCGCTTTTTATTAGAACGGTTTCGTCAGATGGGATTTGCAGTTTTTTCCTATGATTATCCGGGGTATGGAACCAGTGAAGGAAAACCCTCAGAACAGGGAACTTATCAAGCGATTGATGCTGCTTATAATTATCTCACACAACAGTTAAAAATACCCCCCAATCAGATTATTGTTTATGGCCGTTCTGTCGGTGGGGGGCCATCAGTAGATTTAGCTTCTCGTCAACCGGTGGGGGGGTTAATTCTGGAAAGTACATTTATTAGTACCTTTCGAGTCAAAATAAACTTTCCTTTATATCCTTTTGATCGGTTTGCTAATCTTAGAAAAATTCCTTTAGTTAAAGCTCCAGTTTTAGTGATTCATGGAACCGTTGATCAAGTGATTCCATTTAGTCATGGACAACGATTGTTTAAAGCTGTAAAAACCCCTAAATTATCCTTTTGGCTAGAAGGAGCTAATCATAATAATGTGATTGAAGTCGCAGGCGATCGCTATGAACAAAAATTAAAAGAGTTTATCCAAATTCTTAAACATTAA
- a CDS encoding glutathione S-transferase family protein — protein sequence MKLYYIPTTRAVRPRWILEEIGISYELVYVTMAMTQEPGYEKLHPHRKVPVLVDGDIIMFESAAICAYLADKFPEKELAPSPMSPARSYYYQWLFYASLTLEAPVEQFMFNVLPNLPEKLLPQKEKTKVSAEEALVWFNKVTQPLNELLRTQTYLVDNRFSAADVVTGGVLIWALRLGMLPEDCPVKDYVQQLMERPALKKADEDFYSKKLT from the coding sequence ATGAAGTTATATTACATTCCGACAACAAGAGCCGTGCGTCCCCGTTGGATATTAGAAGAGATCGGAATATCCTATGAATTAGTGTATGTGACGATGGCAATGACTCAGGAACCAGGGTATGAAAAATTGCACCCACACCGAAAAGTTCCTGTCTTAGTGGATGGCGATATCATCATGTTTGAATCCGCCGCCATTTGTGCCTATTTAGCCGATAAGTTTCCTGAAAAAGAATTAGCACCCAGTCCAATGTCTCCGGCTCGTAGTTATTACTATCAATGGCTATTTTATGCTTCTTTAACTTTAGAAGCACCCGTTGAACAATTTATGTTTAATGTTTTACCCAATTTACCTGAAAAACTTCTACCTCAAAAAGAAAAAACAAAAGTTTCGGCTGAAGAAGCCTTAGTTTGGTTTAATAAAGTTACCCAACCTCTCAACGAATTATTGAGAACTCAAACCTATCTGGTTGATAATCGTTTCAGTGCTGCGGATGTGGTGACAGGTGGTGTATTAATATGGGCATTACGATTAGGAATGCTCCCAGAAGATTGTCCAGTTAAGGATTATGTACAGCAGCTAATGGAACGTCCTGCCTTGAAAAAAGCGGATGAAGATTTTTATTCAAAAAAATTGACTTAG
- a CDS encoding NAD(P)H-quinone oxidoreductase subunit F, translating to MADFFLKTIWWIPCYPLIGALLSALWFPSIIRRTGPRPAGYVNIITTLFAFLHGLFALTEIWGHPPQRLIIPWFSIVDLNLSIPLEISVITVGATLVITGLNLLAQIYAVGYMEMDWGWARFYSLLALFEAGLCGLVLCNSLFYSYIILEILTLGTYLLVGLWFNQPLVVTGARDAFLTKRVGDLFLLMGVVALFPLAGTWDFTELAQWSQTAQVDPKVATLLGLALLAGPLGKCAQFPLHLWLDEAMEGPLPSTILRNSVVVACGAWVLVKMEPVIALSPFVMSTAVFIGLATSVGASCIAIAQIDIKRALSYSVSAYMGITFIAVGTGQTQAALSLLLTYAFPMALLVMTTGGIISNNVTQDLTQYGGLWSRRPISGLCFLVGMAALIAVPPFGGFWTILELAETLWNTQPAIGFCLFLVNGLTAFSLTREFGLIFAGKPKQMTTRSPEVLWAMVLPMTILAGFCLHIPLLLKQWDLLPQGQQINLTVAGLLTVSTLAGCGLSGLIYLNSNWLKPVKLPSQELQDFFAYDFYTAKLYRVTIIFVVGLISNIMYWVDRYIVDGFVNLVGLVTVFSGQSLKYNVSGQTQFYALTIIVGVTLLLGFFSLNLF from the coding sequence ATGGCTGATTTTTTTCTCAAGACCATTTGGTGGATACCGTGCTACCCATTAATCGGAGCTTTGTTATCCGCCCTCTGGTTTCCGTCTATTATTCGACGCACTGGCCCCCGTCCCGCCGGATACGTCAATATCATCACCACCTTATTCGCCTTTTTGCATGGGTTATTCGCCCTCACGGAAATTTGGGGCCATCCTCCCCAACGGTTGATTATTCCTTGGTTTAGTATCGTTGACCTCAATTTATCCATACCCCTAGAAATCTCCGTTATCACCGTTGGCGCCACCTTAGTCATTACCGGGTTAAATTTATTAGCCCAAATTTACGCCGTCGGTTACATGGAAATGGACTGGGGATGGGCACGATTCTATTCCCTTTTAGCTTTATTTGAAGCGGGGTTATGTGGATTAGTGCTGTGTAACTCCCTATTCTACAGTTACATTATTCTGGAAATTCTCACCTTGGGAACCTATTTATTAGTAGGTTTGTGGTTTAATCAACCCTTAGTTGTCACCGGGGCGAGAGATGCTTTTTTAACCAAACGGGTTGGAGATTTATTCCTATTAATGGGAGTAGTTGCCCTATTTCCTCTCGCCGGAACTTGGGATTTTACAGAATTAGCTCAATGGTCACAAACCGCCCAAGTTGACCCCAAAGTTGCCACCTTATTAGGGTTAGCATTATTAGCAGGGCCACTGGGAAAATGTGCCCAATTTCCCCTGCATTTATGGTTAGATGAAGCAATGGAAGGCCCCCTTCCTAGTACGATTTTACGCAATTCTGTTGTCGTTGCTTGTGGGGCTTGGGTGTTAGTCAAAATGGAGCCCGTTATTGCTTTATCTCCTTTTGTGATGTCAACTGCGGTATTTATTGGGTTAGCAACATCAGTGGGAGCGAGTTGTATTGCTATTGCTCAAATTGATATTAAACGCGCCCTTTCCTATTCGGTGAGTGCCTATATGGGTATCACCTTTATAGCAGTAGGAACGGGACAAACCCAAGCGGCTTTATCTTTGTTATTAACTTATGCTTTTCCCATGGCTTTATTAGTCATGACCACTGGAGGAATTATTAGTAATAATGTCACCCAAGATTTAACCCAATATGGCGGGTTATGGTCACGACGTCCGATTTCGGGATTGTGTTTTTTAGTAGGAATGGCTGCGTTAATTGCAGTTCCTCCCTTTGGAGGATTTTGGACAATATTAGAGTTAGCAGAAACCCTCTGGAATACTCAACCCGCCATTGGATTTTGCTTGTTTTTAGTCAATGGTTTAACAGCTTTTAGTTTAACTCGTGAATTTGGATTGATTTTTGCCGGAAAACCCAAACAAATGACCACCCGTTCCCCGGAAGTGTTATGGGCGATGGTATTACCGATGACAATTTTAGCGGGATTTTGTTTGCATATTCCTTTATTATTAAAACAGTGGGATTTGTTACCCCAAGGGCAACAAATTAATCTCACCGTTGCTGGATTATTAACAGTTTCAACTCTGGCCGGATGTGGATTGAGTGGATTAATTTATCTCAATAGCAATTGGCTAAAACCGGTTAAACTTCCCTCCCAAGAATTACAAGACTTTTTTGCTTACGATTTTTACACGGCAAAATTGTATCGAGTCACGATTATTTTTGTAGTAGGACTCATCTCTAATATCATGTATTGGGTTGACCGCTATATCGTGGATGGCTTTGTAAATTTAGTGGGACTTGTAACGGTTTTTAGTGGGCAAAGTTTGAAATATAATGTTTCCGGTCAAACCCAATTTTATGCCCTGACGATTATTGTCGGAGTCACTTTATTATTAGGGTTCTTTTCCCTAAATCTGTTTTAA
- a CDS encoding carbonic anhydrase, which yields MSGIQNNLNVSRRNLLKFGAVAAGTAALTVGLGTKVDWLNTKPAIAQNNITPNEALNQLLEGNKRFIENKRKTPNQTMGRIQEVAQGQTPFAAILSCADSRVPSEIIFDQGFGDLFVVRNAGNIATPEEIGSLEFGTLVLGAKVLMVIGHKNCGAVQATIDGNAVPGQIGSILDAIKPAIKPNQTLEESIISNVKLGMTRLQASPVISQLIKDGKLKIAGGYYDLDTGRVKVVA from the coding sequence ATGAGCGGAATTCAAAACAATCTCAACGTCTCTCGTCGGAATTTATTAAAATTTGGGGCTGTGGCTGCGGGAACTGCCGCTTTAACCGTCGGTTTAGGAACAAAAGTTGATTGGTTAAACACTAAACCTGCGATTGCTCAGAATAATATTACCCCTAATGAAGCCTTAAACCAACTGTTAGAAGGAAACAAGCGGTTTATCGAAAATAAACGCAAAACTCCGAATCAAACTATGGGACGAATTCAAGAAGTTGCTCAAGGACAAACCCCCTTTGCAGCTATTCTCAGTTGTGCAGATTCACGGGTTCCTTCGGAGATTATTTTTGATCAAGGTTTCGGAGATTTATTCGTGGTTAGAAATGCGGGAAATATTGCTACTCCTGAAGAAATTGGAAGCTTGGAATTTGGAACGTTAGTGTTAGGAGCAAAAGTCCTAATGGTAATTGGGCATAAAAATTGTGGAGCCGTGCAAGCCACCATTGATGGTAATGCCGTCCCCGGTCAAATTGGCAGTATTTTAGACGCAATTAAACCTGCTATTAAGCCCAATCAAACCTTAGAAGAAAGCATCATTTCTAATGTAAAATTAGGAATGACTCGTTTACAAGCTTCTCCCGTTATTTCCCAATTAATCAAAGACGGTAAATTAAAAATAGCCGGGGGTTACTATGACTTAGATACGGGACGGGTAAAAGTGGTTGCTTAA
- a CDS encoding carbonic anhydrase, which yields MTPDYNTPNYTRRHLLQYGVCIVGTALLTAGITTKVLDREKKKTLGETSSCEPPEITPEKALETLMLGNQRFMENKQKHPNQNRQRMKEVTAGQKPFAAILGCADSRVPTEIIFDQGLGDIFVVRNAGNVVTPEEMGSLEFGVLELGIKTIMILGHEKCGAIKATLEGNAVPGQIGSIIDAIKPAIKGKPTWEEAVIANVKLELKRLNSSPVISQLIADEKLKVVGGFYELETGEVKLIA from the coding sequence ATGACCCCAGACTACAATACACCCAATTATACCCGCAGACATTTATTACAATATGGAGTTTGCATTGTGGGAACAGCCTTATTAACGGCTGGAATTACAACAAAAGTTTTAGACCGAGAAAAAAAGAAAACTCTCGGAGAAACTTCCAGTTGTGAACCCCCAGAAATCACCCCAGAAAAAGCATTAGAAACCTTAATGTTAGGAAATCAACGGTTTATGGAAAATAAACAGAAACATCCTAACCAAAATCGGCAACGGATGAAAGAAGTTACCGCAGGTCAAAAACCTTTTGCCGCTATTTTAGGGTGTGCTGACTCCAGAGTACCAACCGAGATTATTTTTGATCAAGGTTTAGGCGATATTTTTGTAGTTCGTAATGCGGGAAATGTTGTTACTCCTGAAGAAATGGGAAGCTTAGAATTTGGAGTTTTAGAATTAGGAATTAAAACAATTATGATTCTAGGTCATGAAAAATGTGGAGCCATTAAAGCGACCCTGGAAGGAAATGCGGTTCCCGGTCAAATTGGCAGTATTATTGATGCCATTAAACCTGCCATCAAAGGTAAACCCACTTGGGAAGAAGCAGTGATTGCTAATGTCAAACTAGAACTAAAACGGTTAAATTCTTCTCCGGTTATTTCTCAATTAATTGCCGATGAAAAATTAAAAGTTGTCGGTGGTTTCTATGAATTAGAGACCGGAGAAGTCAAACTGATTGCCTAA
- a CDS encoding NADH-quinone oxidoreductase subunit M, whose translation MLSALIIIPILGVLLIGLLPKQFSTQQVRSIALVITSIILVWTVKLAFDFDLTNPNFQLQEYLNWIPQLGLSYSLGIDGLSFPLIGLSGLLTLIAIASSHGNIHRPRFYYSMILLVNAGIAGAFLSENLLLFVLFYELELIPVYLLISIWGSEKRAYAGMKFLIYTALSGILILAGFLGMAWLSEAGSFDYSAIQTQNFGLNTQLILLTVLLLGFGIKIPLVPLHTWLPDAYVESSPPVTILLGGILAKLGAYGLIRFGLQLFPEAWHIVSPGLATIGVISVLYGALTAIAQQDIKRMVAYSSIGHMGYILVAAAAANELSLIGAIAQMIAHGLILAILFQLVGVVEEKVGTRDLNILNGLMNPVRGLPLTSALLIMAGMASAGIPGLVGFVAEFPVFQGTFSVFPIQSLLCIIASGLTAVYFVILLNRTCFGKLDNSLAYYPKVTLSEQAPALILAALIFILGIQPTWLFQWMEPTAKSMVIALNNPVPTQIAIKQ comes from the coding sequence ATGTTGAGTGCTTTAATTATTATCCCAATTTTGGGAGTTTTGTTAATAGGACTATTGCCTAAACAATTTTCAACCCAGCAAGTTCGTTCCATTGCCTTAGTTATTACCAGTATCATTTTAGTTTGGACAGTAAAACTTGCCTTTGATTTTGATTTAACCAATCCAAATTTTCAGCTACAAGAATATTTGAATTGGATTCCGCAATTAGGATTATCTTACAGTTTAGGCATAGACGGTTTATCCTTTCCCTTAATTGGATTAAGTGGTTTATTAACCTTAATTGCCATTGCCAGCAGTCATGGAAATATTCACCGCCCTCGTTTTTATTACTCCATGATTTTGTTAGTCAATGCAGGCATAGCTGGAGCCTTTTTATCCGAGAATTTACTGCTTTTCGTTCTATTTTATGAACTCGAACTGATTCCCGTATATCTTTTAATTAGTATTTGGGGCAGTGAAAAACGCGCCTATGCGGGGATGAAGTTTCTGATTTATACTGCCCTTTCAGGGATTCTGATTTTAGCCGGATTTTTAGGCATGGCTTGGCTCAGTGAAGCCGGAAGTTTTGATTATTCTGCCATTCAAACCCAAAACTTTGGGTTAAATACTCAGTTAATTTTACTCACGGTTTTACTGTTAGGATTTGGCATCAAAATTCCCTTAGTTCCCTTGCATACTTGGTTGCCCGATGCCTATGTTGAATCTTCTCCCCCCGTGACGATTTTATTAGGAGGAATTCTAGCGAAATTAGGAGCCTATGGTTTAATTCGGTTTGGTTTACAACTGTTTCCTGAAGCTTGGCATATTGTTAGCCCTGGACTGGCAACAATTGGCGTAATTAGTGTGTTATATGGAGCCTTAACTGCCATTGCTCAACAGGATATTAAACGCATGGTAGCTTATAGTTCTATTGGTCACATGGGCTATATTTTAGTTGCAGCAGCAGCAGCTAATGAACTGAGTTTAATTGGGGCAATTGCTCAAATGATTGCTCACGGTTTAATCCTTGCCATTCTATTTCAATTAGTCGGCGTTGTGGAAGAAAAAGTTGGAACCCGTGACTTAAATATTCTCAATGGTTTAATGAACCCCGTTCGCGGTTTACCCCTCACTAGCGCCTTATTAATTATGGCAGGAATGGCGAGTGCTGGTATTCCCGGTTTAGTCGGATTTGTTGCAGAGTTTCCTGTCTTCCAAGGTACATTTTCAGTCTTCCCCATTCAAAGTTTATTGTGTATTATTGCATCCGGTTTAACAGCCGTTTATTTTGTAATTCTCCTCAACCGTACCTGTTTTGGTAAACTCGATAATAGCTTGGCTTATTATCCAAAAGTCACTTTGTCAGAACAAGCTCCCGCCTTAATTTTAGCCGCATTAATTTTCATTCTCGGTATACAACCGACTTGGTTATTTCAATGGATGGAGCCCACTGCAAAATCGATGGTTATTGCCTTAAATAACCCTGTTCCTACCCAAATTGCAATTAAACAATAA
- a CDS encoding CO2 hydration protein, with protein MTTATLSQTKLPPSTHEFSEIIHRLEAGGAMLPDTPENLMQIIGIYKAYAVPMDFYWRDLLYIAEQVFLNPLPFLKYFIPQEYLDLHNHYAGDDADLRIWRGEATAHPELLAFIEKGETKKMPKLLHHLWHDRVNMEFAEACMQAMFWHRDMGGLFDPYLDTDEYKANADRAIKAYFKKNPMMMGLYKLFPDLFIEQVRMMSYYSNLGLFWEVMAPVFFEMSDLYDEGKIASVPEAMNFLVNGIFAIAGRPIYHHVYIDGECYEIIPKSKGFMWLYEAALPYVEAVFYRTSPFRGTKSYNAQAKQVPDDQKEFHYGILYADIFPVGTAGIPPTLLMQDMLHFLPPYLVEYYQQYCRGEDDMLIQLANSFQRSMYCVTSAVIQALRTALLYPLDDQNPKHLIANRQFFEAQLDRFKRPEARLRDIQRSDYR; from the coding sequence ATGACAACTGCAACTTTATCTCAAACAAAATTACCCCCCTCAACCCATGAATTTTCCGAGATTATTCACCGCTTAGAAGCGGGGGGTGCAATGTTACCCGATACCCCAGAAAACCTAATGCAAATTATCGGGATTTATAAAGCTTATGCTGTACCGATGGATTTCTATTGGCGGGATTTACTGTACATTGCTGAACAGGTATTTTTAAATCCTTTACCCTTTTTAAAATACTTCATTCCTCAAGAATATTTAGACCTGCATAATCATTATGCGGGAGATGATGCTGATTTAAGAATATGGCGAGGAGAAGCAACTGCACACCCGGAATTATTAGCCTTTATAGAAAAGGGTGAAACGAAAAAAATGCCTAAATTATTGCATCATTTATGGCATGATCGGGTTAATATGGAATTTGCAGAAGCTTGTATGCAGGCGATGTTTTGGCATCGAGATATGGGAGGATTATTTGATCCTTATTTAGATACGGATGAATATAAAGCTAATGCAGATCGAGCGATTAAAGCTTATTTTAAGAAAAATCCGATGATGATGGGATTATATAAACTATTCCCAGATTTATTCATAGAACAGGTAAGAATGATGTCCTATTATAGCAATTTAGGACTGTTTTGGGAAGTCATGGCTCCAGTGTTTTTTGAAATGAGTGATCTCTATGATGAAGGCAAAATTGCTAGTGTTCCTGAAGCGATGAATTTTCTGGTTAATGGGATTTTTGCGATCGCAGGTCGTCCGATTTATCATCACGTTTATATTGATGGGGAATGTTATGAAATTATCCCCAAATCTAAAGGGTTTATGTGGTTATATGAGGCGGCATTACCTTACGTTGAAGCGGTGTTTTATCGCACTTCTCCCTTCCGAGGAACAAAATCCTATAATGCTCAAGCAAAGCAAGTTCCTGATGATCAAAAAGAATTCCATTATGGCATTCTTTATGCTGATATTTTCCCCGTTGGGACTGCGGGAATTCCCCCAACATTATTAATGCAAGATATGTTACATTTCTTACCTCCCTATTTAGTGGAATATTACCAACAATATTGTCGAGGTGAGGATGATATGTTGATTCAGTTAGCGAATAGTTTCCAACGCTCAATGTATTGTGTAACTTCTGCGGTCATTCAAGCGTTACGCACGGCTTTACTGTATCCTTTAGATGATCAAAATCCTAAACATTTGATCGCAAATCGTCAATTTTTTGAAGCTCAATTAGATCGGTTTAAACGTCCTGAAGCACGATTAAGAGATATTCAACGCTCTGATTATCGTTAA
- a CDS encoding fasciclin domain-containing protein encodes MADIVDIAVGAGSFTTLVAAVQAAGLVEALKSPGPFTVFAPHDDAFAKLPPGTVQTLVQNPPQLARILKFHVVSGKLTKADLEKMDSVTSLEGSPIPINCSDGFEVKNATVLAPDIEADNGIIHVIDTVILMG; translated from the coding sequence ATGGCAGATATTGTTGATATTGCTGTAGGCGCAGGTTCATTTACAACCTTAGTGGCTGCTGTTCAAGCCGCAGGTTTAGTGGAAGCCTTGAAAAGTCCTGGCCCATTTACCGTTTTTGCGCCCCATGATGATGCGTTTGCTAAACTTCCCCCTGGAACTGTACAAACGTTAGTTCAAAATCCACCGCAGTTAGCCCGAATTTTAAAATTTCACGTCGTTTCGGGTAAACTGACAAAAGCCGATTTAGAAAAAATGGATTCTGTAACCTCTTTAGAAGGTTCACCCATTCCCATTAACTGTTCCGATGGTTTTGAAGTCAAAAATGCAACGGTTCTCGCCCCGGATATTGAAGCGGATAATGGCATAATTCATGTTATTGATACCGTAATTTTAATGGGTTAA
- a CDS encoding ELWxxDGT repeat protein, with the protein MSTVQDLTIISPWKAELVKDIFPASFDLSADNLTNFNNTLYFQADQTESYRYYAYSAKEQLWKSDGTEAGTNLVKDQGSSYYNTSSLDVNNNTLYFEVLNQDPNTMTSSLQLWKTDGTDTGVQLVKDLGSSLDINSFIPIENNLYFTVGSSYDATELWKTDGTETGTVLVKDFDNVISNVREINNSLYLDVNKYNYGASTSTAQLWKTDSTNTGVELIKEFDNFIFDYAYQDNTAIVNNTLYFEVRSQYFADSSFSQLWKSDGTDTGTTLVKDFGSLKNLNEFWEKLNNNFYFSVLVTDSEEPYTTTHELWKSDGTDAGTVLVQGFGNYYFDYLTTVNNTLYFTTNSYDSLTNTYNKQLWEIDGANGNVSVLKDLGEYSISQWEALDNNLYFQLSKYDSSTYISTTQLWKTDGTDIGTTLIKDFPNSSFMNEDELGVINNTLYFQSTDPTYGTELWMSDGTETGTMMVADINPGKGSSSPSLPVDVNGTLYLLANDGIHGNELWKLTSTQLGSDVRSLAMSNLKSMSNFSHTYQLPTFSNPSNGF; encoded by the coding sequence ATGTCAACGGTTCAAGATTTAACCATCATTTCCCCATGGAAAGCCGAACTCGTTAAAGATATTTTTCCGGCATCGTTTGACCTTTCTGCGGATAATTTAACAAATTTCAACAATACCCTATATTTTCAAGCCGATCAAACTGAATCTTATCGTTATTATGCCTATTCAGCCAAGGAACAGTTGTGGAAAAGTGATGGCACAGAAGCGGGTACTAATTTAGTTAAAGATCAAGGTTCATCATACTACAATACTTCTTCCCTGGATGTCAACAATAATACCCTCTATTTTGAAGTTTTGAATCAAGATCCTAACACAATGACCTCCAGCTTGCAGTTGTGGAAAACTGATGGCACAGACACAGGAGTTCAGTTAGTTAAAGACTTGGGAAGTTCCTTAGATATTAATAGTTTTATCCCCATTGAAAATAACCTTTATTTTACAGTAGGCTCATCTTATGACGCGACTGAGTTATGGAAAACCGATGGTACAGAAACTGGAACAGTCTTAGTTAAAGATTTCGACAATGTTATATCTAATGTCAGAGAAATTAACAACAGTTTGTATTTAGATGTTAATAAATACAATTATGGAGCCTCTACCTCTACGGCTCAGTTGTGGAAAACCGATAGTACAAATACAGGAGTTGAGTTAATTAAAGAATTTGATAATTTTATATTTGATTATGCTTATCAAGACAACACAGCCATTGTCAATAATACCTTATACTTTGAAGTTCGGAGTCAATACTTCGCGGATTCATCATTTTCTCAACTCTGGAAAAGTGATGGTACTGATACAGGAACAACTTTGGTAAAAGATTTTGGAAGCCTCAAAAATCTCAATGAATTTTGGGAAAAACTTAACAATAATTTTTACTTCTCTGTGTTGGTTACAGACTCGGAAGAACCCTATACAACAACCCATGAATTATGGAAAAGTGATGGCACAGATGCCGGGACAGTATTAGTTCAAGGCTTTGGTAATTATTACTTTGATTACTTAACAACAGTTAACAATACTCTGTATTTTACAACTAATAGCTATGACTCTCTGACCAATACATACAACAAGCAGTTGTGGGAAATAGATGGAGCTAATGGCAATGTTAGTGTACTCAAAGATTTAGGAGAATATTCGATCTCGCAATGGGAAGCTCTTGACAATAACTTATATTTTCAACTTTCCAAATATGATTCGAGTACCTATATCTCAACGACTCAATTATGGAAGACTGACGGTACAGATATCGGGACAACACTCATTAAAGATTTTCCTAACTCCAGTTTCATGAATGAGGACGAATTAGGAGTAATCAATAATACCCTTTATTTTCAATCAACTGATCCAACTTATGGCACAGAATTATGGATGAGTGATGGTACAGAAACAGGTACAATGATGGTAGCAGATATTAATCCCGGAAAAGGAAGTTCTAGTCCTTCCCTTCCGGTTGATGTCAATGGTACACTTTATCTACTCGCTAATGATGGTATACATGGGAATGAATTATGGAAATTAACCTCGACCCAATTAGGAAGTGATGTTAGGAGTTTAGCGATGAGTAATCTCAAGTCAATGTCTAACTTCAGCCACACTTACCAATTACCAACTTTTTCTAATCCTAGCAATGGGTTCTAA
- a CDS encoding MlaE family lipid ABC transporter permease subunit — translation MSNSKTRSSFGLWLQRFIAALLLAGQVVVHLLQGKIHRRNTLEQMVTVGPESLMIALLTASFVGMVFTIQVAREFVALGAVNIVGGVLALSLARELSPVLTAVIVAGRVCSAFAAEIGTMRVTEQIDALYMLKTDPVDYLVIPRVIACCSMLPILTIICLITGLGGGLLIATSMYNISPTAFLDSVRNFIQVWDVCSGLVKGLVFGATIAIIGTSWGLTTTGGAKGVGQSTTTAVVTALLSIFILDFFLSWIMFQGMGSAVIG, via the coding sequence TTGAGCAATTCTAAGACTCGTTCCAGCTTTGGACTTTGGCTACAGCGATTTATAGCCGCCCTGTTATTGGCCGGACAAGTGGTGGTGCATTTACTTCAGGGTAAAATTCACCGTCGTAACACTTTGGAACAAATGGTCACTGTTGGCCCTGAATCCTTAATGATTGCCCTTCTGACCGCTAGTTTTGTGGGGATGGTGTTTACCATTCAAGTGGCGCGAGAATTCGTCGCCTTGGGCGCTGTCAATATTGTTGGGGGAGTTCTGGCCCTGTCTTTGGCCCGTGAACTCAGTCCGGTGTTAACGGCCGTGATTGTTGCGGGTCGGGTTTGTTCAGCTTTTGCGGCAGAAATTGGCACGATGCGGGTCACGGAACAAATTGACGCCCTCTATATGTTGAAAACAGACCCGGTAGATTATTTAGTCATTCCCCGTGTGATTGCTTGTTGTTCGATGTTACCGATTTTAACGATTATTTGTTTAATTACAGGATTAGGAGGAGGATTATTAATTGCTACCAGTATGTACAATATTTCTCCAACGGCTTTTTTAGATTCGGTACGAAATTTTATCCAAGTTTGGGATGTCTGTAGTGGCTTAGTTAAAGGGTTAGTATTTGGGGCGACTATTGCGATTATTGGTACCAGTTGGGGATTAACCACAACAGGGGGTGCAAAAGGCGTAGGTCAATCAACAACAACGGCCGTTGTTACCGCTTTATTATCGATTTTTATCCTCGATTTTTTCCTATCTTGGATTATGTTTCAAGGTATGGGAAGTGCTGTTATTGGTTAA